In one Bacillus sp. SM2101 genomic region, the following are encoded:
- a CDS encoding EscU/YscU/HrcU family type III secretion system export apparatus switch protein encodes MSEKVDLIKEVIALKYDSEKKSSPTVVGKGRGIVAENIISLAEEHNIPLQEDPTLVNLLSQLNINEAIPEELYEAVAEIFAFIYRVDKQQGER; translated from the coding sequence ATGAGTGAAAAAGTAGATTTAATTAAAGAAGTGATTGCACTTAAATATGATAGCGAAAAAAAATCTTCCCCAACGGTTGTTGGCAAGGGAAGAGGGATTGTTGCAGAGAATATTATTTCTCTAGCTGAAGAGCATAATATCCCTCTTCAGGAAGACCCTACACTCGTAAATTTGTTAAGTCAGCTAAATATAAACGAAGCAATTCCTGAAGAATTATATGAAGCAGTAGCAGAAATATTTGCCTTTATTTACCGTGTGGATAAACAACAAGGTGAAAGATAA
- the sucC gene encoding ADP-forming succinate--CoA ligase subunit beta, producing the protein MNIHEYQGKEILRSYGVAVPNGKVAFSAEEAVEAAKELGTEVCVVKAQIHAGGRGKAGGVKIAKSIDEVRTYANDLLGKILVTHQTGPEGKEVKRLLVEEGCDIKKEYYIGLVLDRETSRVVLMASEEGGTEIEEVAEKTPEKIFKEYIDPVVGLTGFQARRIAFNINIPKELVNKAVKFMIGLYTAFIEKDCSIAEINPLVVTGDGNVMALDAKLNFDSNALYRQKDVLAYRDLDEEDQKEIEASKYDLSYISLDGNIGCMVNGAGLAMATMDIIKHYGGDPANFLDVGGGATAEKVTEAFKIILSDESVKGIFVNIFGGIMKCDVIATGVVEAAKQVELSVPLVVRLEGTNVDLGKKILQESGLNIIAAESMADGAQKIVEHVG; encoded by the coding sequence ATGAATATCCATGAATATCAAGGGAAAGAAATCCTCAGAAGTTACGGGGTAGCCGTTCCGAATGGCAAAGTTGCCTTCTCAGCTGAAGAGGCAGTTGAGGCAGCGAAGGAACTAGGAACGGAAGTTTGTGTTGTGAAAGCGCAAATCCACGCTGGTGGTCGTGGTAAAGCAGGTGGCGTAAAAATTGCGAAAAGTATTGATGAAGTTCGTACATATGCAAATGACCTTTTAGGTAAAATACTTGTTACTCATCAAACGGGTCCAGAAGGTAAAGAAGTCAAACGCCTATTAGTTGAAGAGGGCTGCGATATTAAAAAGGAATACTATATAGGACTTGTATTGGATCGTGAAACTTCCCGTGTTGTCTTAATGGCATCAGAGGAAGGCGGTACAGAAATTGAGGAAGTAGCAGAAAAAACACCAGAGAAAATTTTTAAGGAGTACATTGATCCTGTAGTTGGATTAACTGGCTTCCAAGCACGACGAATTGCATTTAATATTAATATTCCTAAAGAACTAGTGAACAAGGCTGTCAAATTTATGATAGGTCTTTATACAGCATTTATCGAAAAAGATTGTTCCATTGCTGAAATTAACCCACTTGTTGTAACAGGTGATGGGAACGTTATGGCGCTAGATGCAAAATTAAACTTTGACTCAAATGCTCTCTATCGTCAAAAAGATGTTTTAGCTTACCGTGATCTTGATGAGGAAGACCAAAAAGAAATTGAAGCTTCGAAATATGACTTAAGTTATATTTCATTAGACGGTAATATCGGTTGTATGGTTAACGGAGCGGGTCTTGCTATGGCGACGATGGATATTATTAAACATTACGGCGGTGACCCAGCAAACTTCCTTGATGTTGGTGGTGGTGCAACTGCTGAAAAAGTAACAGAAGCTTTCAAAATCATTCTATCTGATGAAAGTGTTAAAGGGATTTTTGTTAATATTTTCGGAGGAATTATGAAATGTGATGTTATTGCAACGGGTGTTGTAGAAGCAGCTAAACAAGTAGAATTAAGCGTTCCTCTTGTTGTCCGTTTAGAAGGAACAAACGTCGACCTAGGGAAGAAAATTTTACAAGAGTCTGGTTTAAATATTATTGCAGCAGAATCAATGGCTGATGGTGCTCAAAAAATCGTAGAACACGTAGGGTAA
- the sucD gene encoding succinate--CoA ligase subunit alpha translates to MSVFINKDTKVIVQGITGSTALFHTKQMLEYGTQIVAGVTPGKGGTEAEGVPVFNTVEEAVKATGANVSVIYVPAPFAADAILEAVDAELDLAICITEHIPVLDMVKVKKYMEGKKTRLVGPNCPGVITPEECKIGIMPGYIHTKGHVGVVSRSGTLTYEAVHQLSQAGIGQSTAVGIGGDPVNGTDFIDALKAFNEDPDTYAVIMIGEIGGTAEEEAALWVKENMTKPVVGFIGGRTAPPGKRMGHAGAIISGGKGTADEKIKVMNECGIQVADTPAVMGETLISTLKEKGIYEKCKTH, encoded by the coding sequence ATGAGTGTATTTATTAATAAAGATACAAAAGTAATCGTCCAAGGTATCACAGGTTCAACAGCTCTTTTTCATACTAAGCAGATGTTAGAATATGGCACGCAAATCGTTGCTGGTGTGACACCAGGAAAAGGTGGAACTGAAGCTGAAGGCGTTCCAGTATTTAACACGGTTGAAGAAGCAGTGAAGGCAACAGGCGCTAATGTATCTGTCATATATGTGCCAGCTCCTTTTGCAGCTGATGCAATTCTAGAAGCAGTAGATGCTGAGCTTGACCTTGCGATTTGTATTACTGAACATATTCCAGTTCTTGATATGGTAAAGGTTAAGAAGTATATGGAAGGTAAAAAGACCCGTTTAGTTGGACCAAATTGTCCAGGGGTTATTACTCCTGAGGAATGTAAGATCGGTATTATGCCTGGGTACATTCATACAAAAGGGCATGTAGGTGTAGTGTCTCGTTCTGGAACATTAACCTATGAAGCAGTTCATCAGCTATCACAAGCTGGAATTGGTCAATCTACTGCAGTAGGGATTGGTGGAGACCCTGTGAATGGGACGGATTTTATCGATGCTCTCAAAGCATTTAATGAAGATCCAGACACATATGCTGTAATTATGATCGGGGAAATCGGTGGTACAGCTGAAGAAGAAGCTGCATTATGGGTGAAGGAAAATATGACAAAACCTGTAGTCGGATTTATCGGTGGGAGAACAGCGCCTCCAGGAAAACGTATGGGACATGCTGGTGCCATTATTTCTGGTGGAAAAGGTACCGCTGACGAAAAGATTAAAGTGATGAACGAGTGTGGAATTCAAGTTGCTGATACTCCAGCTGTAATGGGAGAAACTTTAATTTCTACCCTTAAGGAAAAAGGCATTTACGAAAAATGTAAAACTCATTAA
- the dprA gene encoding DNA-processing protein DprA, whose protein sequence is MDTFRKRLIHLHHCRGIGWRSIKNLLTYDPNLTRIYQSSFTDLQPHLPISTSQLKNLMKDLHSSNIQSMLNKYSDYNIHIVTKFDDEYPNMLKQIYDPPWVIYAKGDIRLLSDQKCLSVVGARYPSSYGLKSIERVILPLIQSGWTIISGLAKGIDSKAHELALLNKGKTIAVIAGGFQYIYPKENAKLANMLSKENLLLSEYPPFVRPERWQFPMRNRIISGLSFGTVIIEARESSGSLITADQALEQGREVFAIPGSIFAEHSIGTNKLIQQGAKLVMSSNDIEAEMISQI, encoded by the coding sequence ATGGACACTTTTCGCAAAAGATTAATACATTTACATCATTGTAGAGGCATCGGATGGAGGTCAATAAAAAACCTCTTAACTTACGATCCGAATTTAACAAGAATCTATCAATCTTCTTTTACAGATCTTCAACCACATCTCCCAATCTCCACTTCTCAGCTGAAAAATCTCATGAAAGATTTGCATTCTTCTAACATCCAAAGTATGCTAAATAAGTATAGTGATTACAATATTCACATTGTTACAAAATTTGACGATGAGTATCCAAACATGCTAAAACAAATATATGATCCCCCTTGGGTAATCTATGCCAAAGGAGATATTCGATTACTTTCAGATCAAAAATGTCTTAGTGTTGTGGGGGCGAGATATCCTTCTTCATATGGTTTGAAAAGTATAGAAAGGGTCATTTTACCTTTAATTCAGTCGGGGTGGACCATTATTAGTGGCTTAGCAAAAGGCATTGACTCTAAAGCACATGAGTTAGCTTTATTAAACAAGGGGAAAACTATCGCTGTTATTGCAGGTGGTTTTCAATATATTTATCCAAAAGAGAATGCAAAACTTGCAAATATGTTAAGTAAGGAAAATTTATTATTATCAGAATACCCGCCCTTCGTAAGACCTGAACGCTGGCAATTTCCTATGAGGAATAGAATTATTAGCGGTTTGTCGTTCGGTACAGTTATTATAGAAGCAAGAGAATCGAGTGGTTCGCTCATTACAGCTGATCAAGCCTTAGAGCAAGGGAGAGAGGTATTTGCTATACCAGGTTCAATTTTTGCTGAGCATTCAATTGGAACGAATAAGCTCATTCAACAAGGGGCAAAGCTCGTTATGTCGAGCAACGATATTGAAGCTGAAATGATATCACAAATATAA
- the topA gene encoding type I DNA topoisomerase: MSDYLVIVESPAKAKTIERYLGKKYKVKASMGHVRDLPKSQMGVDIDKNFDPKYITIRGKGPVLKELKNAAKKAKKIYLAADPDREGEAIAWHLAHSLAIDVNSNCRVVFNEITKDAIKESFKHPRAINMDLVDAQQARRVLDRLVGYNISPLLWKKVKKGLSAGRVQSVAVRLIIDREKEIGEFIPEEYWSIRSDFVKGKKQFEAFFHSIEGEKLELKSEDDVKSVLSKINGNEFKVNNVTRKERKRNPALSFTTSSLQQEAARKLNFRAKKTMMLAQQLYEGIELGKGGTVGLITYMRTDSTRISDTAQNEAAAYIEDKYGTQYLSEDKRNKKKKANTQDAHEAIRPTGTHRDPASIKQYLSRDQFRLYKLIWERFVASQMAPAIMDTMTVVLENEGVMFKAHGSKVKFPGFMKVYVESTDDQEEEKNHMLPDLQKGDTIISKDLEPKQHFTQPPPRYTEARLVKTLEELGIGRPSTYAPTLDTIQRRGYVALENKRFTPTELGEIVLDLIVEFFPDIIDVEFTANMERNLDEIEVGDVEWISIIDKFYQDFEKHLTKAEKEMEKVEIKDEPAGVDCELCGNPMVIKMGRYGKFMACSNFPDCRNTKPIVKEIGVQCPKCNKGSIVERKSKKKRVFYGCNLYPECDFVSWDKPIARMCPKCDHMLVEKKLKKGMQVQCVNCDYKEEQQK; the protein is encoded by the coding sequence ATGTCAGATTATCTAGTTATTGTGGAATCGCCTGCTAAGGCGAAGACGATTGAACGATATTTAGGAAAAAAATATAAAGTAAAAGCTTCCATGGGACATGTTAGAGATTTACCGAAAAGTCAAATGGGTGTCGATATAGACAAAAACTTTGACCCAAAGTATATTACGATAAGAGGTAAAGGGCCAGTCTTAAAGGAATTAAAAAATGCTGCTAAAAAAGCAAAAAAGATTTACTTAGCGGCTGACCCTGATCGTGAAGGAGAAGCGATCGCTTGGCATCTTGCTCACAGCCTAGCAATCGATGTTAATTCAAACTGCCGTGTCGTATTTAATGAAATAACGAAGGATGCGATTAAAGAGTCATTTAAGCATCCCCGTGCGATAAACATGGATTTAGTCGATGCCCAGCAAGCTCGAAGAGTACTTGACAGATTAGTAGGGTATAATATTAGTCCTTTATTGTGGAAAAAAGTAAAAAAAGGATTAAGCGCTGGAAGAGTACAGTCAGTAGCGGTTAGATTAATTATTGATCGAGAAAAAGAAATAGGGGAATTTATCCCAGAAGAATATTGGTCAATCAGATCCGATTTTGTTAAAGGCAAAAAACAGTTCGAAGCTTTCTTTCATAGTATCGAGGGTGAAAAGTTAGAGTTAAAATCGGAAGACGATGTAAAAAGTGTACTAAGTAAAATAAACGGGAATGAATTTAAAGTAAATAACGTGACAAGAAAGGAACGAAAACGTAATCCAGCGCTGTCATTTACGACATCATCATTACAACAAGAAGCTGCACGAAAGCTAAATTTCCGTGCAAAAAAGACAATGATGCTTGCACAGCAACTCTATGAAGGGATTGAGCTTGGTAAGGGTGGTACGGTCGGTCTCATTACATACATGCGTACTGATTCTACAAGGATTTCTGATACTGCCCAAAATGAGGCTGCTGCTTACATAGAAGATAAATATGGAACCCAATATTTATCCGAGGATAAACGCAACAAAAAAAAGAAAGCAAATACTCAAGACGCACATGAAGCAATAAGACCAACTGGTACACATCGAGATCCAGCTTCAATTAAACAGTATTTAAGTAGAGATCAATTTCGTTTATACAAGCTTATTTGGGAACGGTTCGTTGCGAGTCAAATGGCTCCAGCAATAATGGATACGATGACTGTTGTGCTAGAAAATGAAGGTGTGATGTTTAAAGCACATGGCTCAAAAGTAAAATTCCCTGGGTTTATGAAAGTGTACGTTGAGAGTACAGATGATCAAGAAGAAGAAAAAAATCATATGTTACCTGATCTACAAAAGGGTGATACAATCATTTCGAAGGACCTAGAGCCAAAGCAGCACTTTACACAACCACCTCCGAGATATACAGAAGCAAGGCTAGTAAAGACGCTCGAAGAGTTAGGGATTGGAAGACCATCAACGTATGCGCCTACCTTAGATACCATCCAAAGACGTGGTTATGTTGCGTTAGAAAATAAGCGGTTCACTCCAACTGAATTAGGTGAAATAGTATTGGACCTCATAGTTGAATTCTTCCCAGATATTATTGATGTAGAATTTACAGCTAATATGGAACGAAATCTTGACGAAATTGAAGTTGGAGATGTTGAATGGATTTCGATTATTGATAAATTTTATCAAGACTTTGAAAAGCATTTAACAAAAGCAGAGAAAGAAATGGAGAAAGTCGAGATTAAGGATGAACCTGCAGGTGTTGATTGTGAGCTTTGTGGGAATCCAATGGTCATAAAGATGGGAAGATACGGTAAGTTCATGGCCTGCTCAAATTTTCCTGATTGTCGTAACACGAAGCCAATCGTAAAAGAAATTGGTGTTCAATGTCCAAAATGTAATAAAGGGAGTATCGTTGAACGTAAAAGTAAAAAGAAAAGAGTATTTTATGGATGTAACTTATATCCAGAATGCGATTTTGTTTCTTGGGATAAACCGATTGCACGTATGTGTCCTAAATGTGACCACATGCTTGTTGAGAAAAAACTGAAAAAAGGTATGCAAGTTCAATGTGTAAATTGTGACTATAAAGAAGAGCAACAGAAGTAA
- the trmFO gene encoding FADH(2)-oxidizing methylenetetrahydrofolate--tRNA-(uracil(54)-C(5))-methyltransferase TrmFO, with amino-acid sequence MTTKAINVIGAGLAGSEAAWQIAKRGFQVNLYEMRPVKQTPAHHTDKFAELVCSNSLRGNSLTNAVGVLKEEMRMLDSVIIKAADECAVPAGGALAVDRHEFAGKVTDYVKNHPNVTVFNEEITDIDDTPTVIATGPLTSKALSNNIKELTGQDYFYFYDAAAPIIDKESINMDKAYLKSRYDKGEAAYINCPMNEEEFNTFYEALINAEVVPLKEFEKEIYFEGCMPIEVMAQRGHKTMLFGPLKPVGLEDPRTGKRPHAVVQLRQDDAAGTLYNIVGFQTHLKWGAQKEVLRLIPGLENAEIVRYGVMHRNTFINSPHLLKPTYQFHNKPNLFFAGQMTGVEGYVESAASGLVAGINASRSVDGKSLLVFPEETAIGSMAKYITTTNEKNFQPMNANFGLFPDLGVRIKNKKERYESYANRALETIQNFIKNV; translated from the coding sequence ATGACTACAAAAGCTATAAACGTAATTGGTGCAGGACTTGCTGGAAGTGAAGCTGCTTGGCAAATTGCTAAGCGTGGTTTTCAGGTGAATTTATATGAGATGAGGCCTGTTAAACAAACTCCTGCACACCATACAGATAAATTTGCTGAACTAGTTTGTAGTAACTCTCTGAGAGGAAACAGCTTAACAAACGCTGTAGGCGTACTTAAAGAAGAGATGCGTATGTTAGATTCAGTTATAATTAAAGCAGCGGACGAATGTGCTGTGCCAGCAGGTGGAGCGTTAGCTGTTGACCGCCACGAATTTGCGGGCAAAGTCACAGATTATGTGAAAAATCATCCGAATGTTACAGTGTTTAACGAGGAAATTACTGACATAGATGATACCCCTACAGTTATCGCAACAGGACCTTTGACATCAAAGGCATTGTCGAACAACATAAAAGAGCTAACGGGTCAGGATTATTTTTATTTTTATGATGCAGCTGCACCGATTATTGACAAAGAAAGTATAAATATGGACAAGGCTTATTTAAAATCTCGCTATGATAAAGGTGAGGCTGCTTATATTAACTGTCCTATGAACGAAGAGGAATTTAATACATTTTACGAGGCATTAATCAATGCAGAAGTAGTTCCACTAAAAGAATTTGAAAAGGAAATTTATTTTGAGGGCTGTATGCCAATTGAGGTTATGGCACAACGTGGTCACAAAACAATGCTTTTTGGCCCGTTAAAGCCTGTTGGTTTAGAAGATCCGCGTACCGGAAAAAGACCGCATGCTGTTGTTCAGCTTAGACAAGATGATGCAGCAGGAACGTTATATAATATAGTGGGCTTTCAAACGCATTTAAAGTGGGGAGCACAAAAAGAAGTGTTACGACTTATTCCTGGTTTAGAAAATGCTGAGATCGTTCGGTATGGGGTGATGCACCGAAACACATTTATTAACTCACCTCACTTACTTAAGCCAACATATCAATTCCATAATAAGCCGAATTTGTTTTTTGCAGGACAAATGACAGGGGTAGAAGGGTATGTTGAATCTGCTGCTTCAGGTTTGGTAGCTGGAATTAATGCATCCAGATCAGTGGACGGAAAGAGCTTGTTAGTATTCCCAGAAGAAACAGCGATAGGAAGTATGGCTAAGTATATTACAACGACAAACGAAAAAAACTTCCAACCAATGAATGCGAATTTTGGTTTGTTTCCTGACCTAGGTGTAAGGATAAAGAATAAAAAAGAACGCTATGAAAGCTATGCAAATCGCGCGTTAGAAACAATTCAGAATTTTATAAAAAATGTATAG
- the xerC gene encoding tyrosine recombinase XerC, with the protein MKNVNKQLQLFIEYLQIEKNYSEYTIMHYKNDILHFLQFMNQQAIDKLLDVSYADVRIYLTELHSKKYARKSIARKVSCLRSFFAFLLREELVNENPFSIVSLPKQEQRIPQFLYEEELKQLFAVSDISTPLGLRNQAILELLYATGIRVSECCNIQIQDLDFSIGTVLVTGKGNKQRYVPFGSFAHESIEKYISEGRQILQDKSQVKTGHLFLNYRGEPLTARGVRVILDKMIKQASITIHISPHVLRHTFATHLLNEGADMRSVQELLGHEHLSSTQIYTHVTKDHLRNIYMKHHPRA; encoded by the coding sequence TTGAAAAATGTGAACAAACAATTACAATTATTTATTGAATATTTACAAATTGAAAAAAACTATTCAGAATATACCATAATGCATTATAAAAATGATATCTTGCATTTTCTTCAGTTTATGAATCAACAGGCGATTGATAAGCTTTTGGATGTTTCATATGCTGATGTTCGTATCTATTTGACTGAACTTCATAGCAAGAAATATGCAAGAAAGTCTATAGCAAGAAAAGTTTCGTGCCTGCGTAGCTTTTTCGCCTTTTTGTTAAGAGAAGAATTAGTGAACGAAAATCCCTTTTCCATCGTTTCTTTACCGAAGCAGGAACAAAGGATACCACAATTTTTATATGAAGAAGAGCTAAAACAATTATTTGCTGTCAGTGATATTTCAACGCCTTTAGGGCTGCGTAATCAAGCAATACTAGAATTGTTGTATGCTACTGGTATTCGTGTTAGTGAGTGCTGTAATATTCAAATACAAGACTTGGATTTTTCAATTGGTACAGTATTAGTTACTGGAAAAGGAAATAAACAACGATACGTGCCATTTGGTAGCTTTGCTCATGAATCAATAGAAAAATACATTTCTGAAGGTAGGCAAATCTTGCAGGATAAGTCGCAAGTAAAAACAGGACATCTGTTTTTAAATTACAGAGGTGAGCCTTTAACTGCAAGAGGAGTTCGTGTCATACTCGATAAGATGATAAAGCAGGCTTCCATAACTATACATATAAGTCCACACGTTCTTAGGCATACATTCGCCACACATTTATTAAATGAAGGTGCGGATATGCGATCTGTTCAAGAACTTTTAGGGCATGAGCATTTGTCATCAACACAAATATATACGCATGTAACTAAAGATCATTTGCGTAATATTTACATGAAGCACCATCCAAGAGCCTGA
- the hslV gene encoding ATP-dependent protease subunit HslV: protein MSTFHATTIFAIHHNGQCAMAGDGQVTFGNAVVMKHTAKKVRKLFQGKVIAGFAGSVADAFTLFELFEGKLEEYNGNIKRAAVELAKKWRSDKVLHKLEAMLIVMDKTHLLLISGTGEVIEPDDGILAIGSGGNYALSAGRALKNYAGDNLSAEEIAKAALEIAGEICVYTNDQIIVEQL from the coding sequence ATGTCAACGTTTCATGCTACAACAATTTTTGCTATTCACCACAATGGGCAATGTGCGATGGCAGGTGATGGTCAAGTGACTTTCGGTAATGCCGTTGTAATGAAACACACTGCCAAAAAGGTTCGAAAACTATTTCAAGGAAAAGTTATAGCAGGCTTTGCTGGCTCTGTTGCAGATGCCTTTACGCTGTTTGAGCTATTCGAAGGAAAGCTTGAAGAGTATAATGGAAATATTAAAAGGGCAGCGGTTGAACTCGCGAAAAAGTGGAGGTCAGATAAAGTTCTCCATAAATTAGAAGCGATGCTAATTGTAATGGATAAAACGCATTTGTTACTTATTTCGGGCACCGGTGAAGTGATCGAACCTGATGATGGAATTTTAGCTATTGGGTCAGGTGGTAATTATGCATTATCTGCAGGCAGAGCACTTAAAAATTATGCCGGAGATAATTTATCAGCTGAAGAAATCGCCAAAGCTGCTTTAGAAATTGCTGGTGAAATTTGTGTGTATACAAATGATCAGATTATCGTTGAACAACTTTGA
- the hslU gene encoding HslU--HslV peptidase ATPase subunit, with translation MRKNLTPRQIVEQLDKFIIGQSDAKKAVAVALRNRFRRSLLDEKLRDEVVPKNILMIGPTGVGKTEIARRLAKLVGAPFVKVEATKFTEVGYVGRDVESMVRDLVETSVRLVKEEKMLAVKERAEENANKRLVELLAPGKSKQTNYKNPFEMLFGGQSSQSDNEEQADEVSVKEKRKQIAHKLALGELEDYYVTVEVEEQQPSMFDMLQGSGMEQMGMNMQDALSGLMPKKRKKRKLTVREARKVLTHEEAHKLIDMDEVTQEAVQKAEQTGIIFIDEIDKIASKSQQSSSGDVSREGVQRDILPIVEGSTVVTKYGSVKTDHILFISAGAFHIAKPSDLIPELQGRFPIRVELTKLTIEDFVKILTEPNNALLKQYSALLGTEGIQLEFSDDAIRKLAEIAFDVNQNTDNIGARRLHTILERLLEELSFEAPDITMESITITQQYVEEKLSMIAKDKDLSQFIL, from the coding sequence ATGAGAAAGAATCTCACTCCGAGACAAATTGTAGAGCAGTTAGATAAGTTTATTATAGGTCAAAGTGATGCAAAAAAAGCTGTTGCTGTTGCTTTAAGAAATCGTTTCCGTCGAAGTCTTCTCGATGAGAAGCTTAGAGATGAAGTTGTACCGAAAAACATCTTAATGATAGGACCCACTGGCGTTGGTAAGACTGAAATTGCTAGACGTTTAGCTAAGCTTGTTGGAGCTCCATTTGTTAAAGTAGAAGCGACTAAGTTTACTGAAGTAGGTTATGTTGGTCGTGACGTTGAATCTATGGTCAGAGACCTTGTGGAGACGTCAGTCCGTCTTGTTAAAGAGGAAAAAATGTTAGCAGTGAAGGAAAGAGCGGAAGAAAACGCCAACAAACGTCTTGTTGAGCTGCTAGCTCCAGGGAAATCTAAACAAACAAATTATAAAAATCCATTTGAGATGTTATTTGGAGGTCAATCTTCCCAAAGTGACAATGAGGAACAAGCTGACGAGGTTTCAGTAAAAGAAAAACGCAAGCAAATTGCCCATAAGCTTGCATTAGGAGAGCTTGAAGATTATTATGTGACTGTTGAAGTAGAGGAACAGCAACCGTCAATGTTCGACATGCTTCAAGGCTCAGGTATGGAACAAATGGGCATGAACATGCAGGATGCTTTGAGTGGGCTGATGCCAAAGAAACGGAAAAAGCGCAAATTAACTGTACGTGAAGCTCGCAAAGTATTAACACATGAAGAGGCCCATAAGCTTATTGATATGGATGAAGTAACACAAGAAGCCGTTCAAAAGGCAGAGCAAACAGGAATTATATTTATTGATGAGATTGATAAAATCGCAAGTAAAAGTCAACAATCATCGTCTGGTGACGTATCTCGTGAAGGTGTGCAGCGAGACATTTTACCAATTGTTGAAGGTTCAACCGTCGTTACAAAATATGGATCGGTAAAAACAGACCATATATTATTTATATCAGCTGGAGCATTCCACATCGCTAAACCGTCGGATTTAATTCCAGAGTTACAGGGGAGATTTCCGATTCGTGTAGAATTAACGAAGTTGACGATTGAAGACTTTGTTAAAATTTTAACAGAGCCAAATAATGCCTTATTGAAACAATATTCAGCATTATTAGGCACAGAAGGTATACAACTTGAATTTTCTGACGATGCTATTCGTAAGCTTGCTGAAATCGCATTTGACGTAAATCAAAACACTGACAATATAGGAGCACGAAGACTTCATACAATCTTAGAGCGACTTCTTGAAGAATTATCTTTTGAAGCTCCTGATATTACGATGGAGAGCATTACGATAACACAACAATATGTTGAAGAAAAACTGAGCATGATAGCAAAAGATAAAGACTTAAGTCAATTTATATTATAA
- the codY gene encoding GTP-sensing pleiotropic transcriptional regulator CodY: MNLLEKTRKINAMLQRAAGKPVNFKEMSDTLRDVIECNIFILSRRGKLLGFSINRLIENERMKKMLEDRQFPEEYTNNLFNITETSSNLDVQSEYTAFPVENRELFKSGLTTVVPINGGGERLGTLILARVEAEFHDDDLILAEYGATVVGMEILREKAEEIEVEARSKAVVQMAISSLSYSELEAIEHIFEELNGNEGLLVASKIADRVGITRSVIVNALRKLESAGVIESRSLGMKGTYIKVLNDKFLVELEKLKSN, from the coding sequence ATGAATTTGTTAGAAAAAACGAGAAAAATTAATGCTATGCTCCAAAGAGCGGCTGGAAAACCAGTAAATTTTAAAGAAATGTCTGATACGCTACGTGATGTAATTGAATGTAATATTTTTATTTTAAGTCGCCGTGGTAAACTACTTGGCTTTTCAATTAATCGATTAATAGAAAATGAGCGCATGAAGAAAATGCTAGAAGATCGCCAATTTCCAGAAGAGTATACGAATAACTTATTCAATATTACTGAAACATCTTCTAATTTAGATGTACAAAGTGAATATACAGCCTTCCCTGTAGAAAATAGAGAATTATTTAAATCTGGGCTAACTACGGTCGTGCCAATTAATGGTGGTGGAGAACGTCTTGGAACATTGATTTTGGCTCGCGTTGAAGCAGAGTTCCATGATGATGATCTCATTCTTGCTGAGTACGGAGCAACTGTTGTAGGAATGGAGATTTTACGTGAGAAAGCTGAAGAAATTGAAGTAGAAGCTAGAAGTAAAGCTGTCGTACAAATGGCTATCAGCTCACTTTCTTATAGTGAATTGGAAGCGATTGAGCATATCTTTGAAGAGTTAAATGGCAACGAGGGTCTATTAGTCGCTAGTAAAATCGCTGACAGAGTAGGGATTACCCGATCTGTTATTGTAAATGCATTGAGAAAATTAGAAAGCGCTGGTGTAATAGAGTCTCGTTCACTAGGAATGAAAGGTACGTATATTAAGGTGTTAAATGATAAGTTTTTAGTAGAGCTAGAAAAGCTTAAATCTAATTAA